A genomic window from Archocentrus centrarchus isolate MPI-CPG fArcCen1 chromosome 2, fArcCen1, whole genome shotgun sequence includes:
- the LOC115797763 gene encoding protein jagunal homolog 1-B translates to MASRAGPRAAGTDGSDFQHRERVASHYQMSVALKSEIRKLNIVHLLIWVLMAAQVTVSQLNLVSHKVVAAPYQWEYPYLLSIIPTIFSFLALPRNNISYLVISMISAGLFCVAPLIYGGMEMFPVAQQLYRHGKSYRFIFGFSAVSVMYLVIVIAVQVHGWQIYYSKKLLDQWFTTTQEKKKK, encoded by the exons ATGGCTTCTCGAGCTGGTCCGAGAGCAGCGGGCACAGATGGCAGTGACTTCCAGCACCGGGAGCGAGTCGCCTCTCACTACCAGATGAG TGTTGCCTTGAAGTCTGAAATCCGTAAGCTCAACATTGTCCATCTGCTGATCTGGGTGCTGATGGCTGCTCAG GTGACAGTAAGCCAGCTGAACCTAGTGTCCCACAAGGTGGTGGCCGCTCCGTATCAGTGGGAGTACCCCTACTTACTGAGCATAATTCCCACGATCTTCAGCTTCTTGGCGCTGCCCCGTAACAACATCAGCTACCTTGTCATCTCCATGATCAGCGCCGGCCTCTTCTGCGTGGCCCCACTAATCTACGGTGGTATGGAGATGTTCCCTGTGGCTCAGCAGCTGTATCGCCACGGTAAATCGTACCGCTTCATCTTCGGCTTCAGTGCCGTGTCAGTCATGTACCTGGTGATCGTCATTGCTGTGCAGGTGCACGGCTGGCAGATTTACTACAGCAAGAAGCTGCTTGACCAGTGGTTCACCACCacacaggagaagaagaagaaataa
- the nfkbiz gene encoding NF-kappa-B inhibitor zeta: MLDPRGNDSRGGQTLVATKFRGPLFTDAKHSQVKTVKQMLMMRRKNQQNSFQDDYRSEPKHKSPKYETFPADVNHHQLSPPAFVNLNSTALFPPEANALMKQEFLVTRQQMEYASGHPGMREQMSPASEGKMTLFQWQIQQEARKVEGLSPELLNMQDADGDTFLHIAVAKGLRALAYVLSAKMAGFGSLDIKEHNGQTPLQIAAATNQHLIVHDLLVHGAQVNMRDSWGRSPLHVCAEKGHFLSLQGIWRTLTGSSQLIDVEMFSYDGLTPLHMAVLSHNAVIKEMRNLENPCSYMTMELGQRKHVYVECIKILLCMGASCGTKDLKSGRTSLHMACEEANVELLRIFLDQPTMLSIVNVKTFSGNTALHIVSSLLNHKTQAEAVKLLMRKGADPGVRNLENELPSQLTPDGPVGDKVRQFLKGKHFHA, from the exons TGAGACGTAAAAATCAACAG AACAGCTTCCAAGACGACTACAGGTCGGAGCCCAAACACAAGTCTCCAAAATATGAAACCTTTCCCGCTGATGTGAATCACCATCAGTTAAGCCCTCCAGCATTTGTCAATCTAAATTCCACTGCCCTGTTTCCGCCTGAAGCAAATGCTCTCATGAAACAAGAGTTTCTCGTGACTCGACAACAAATGGAGTATGCCTCTGGGCATCCAGGCATGCGGGAACAAATGTCTCCGGCTTCTGAAGGAAAGATGACATTGTTTCAGTGGCAAATACAGCAAGAGGCGCGGAAAGTTGAAGGCCTTTCACCAGAGCTGCTGAACATGCAGGATGCAGACGGTGACAC ATTCCTTCACATAGCAGTGGCGAAAGGTCTGCGGGCTCTGGCTTATGTGCTCTCTGCAAAAATGGCTGGATTTGGCTCTCTGGACATTAAAGAGCACAACGGGCAG ACCCCTCTCCAGATCGCGGCTGCCACCAACCAGCACTTAATTGTCCACGACCTCCTGGTACACGGAGCACAGGTCAACATGAGAGACTCCTGGGGTCGCTCTccgctgcatgtgtgtgctgaGAAGGGTCACTTTCTCAGTCTGCAG GGTATCTGGAGGACCCTAACAGGAAGTAGTCAACTGATTGATGTAGAAATGTTCAGTTACGATG GTCTGACTCCGCTTCATATGGCCGTCTTGTCTCACAACGCTGTTATTAAGGAGATGAGGAACCTGGAAAATCCTTGTTCTTACATGACAATGGAGTTGGGGCAGAGGAAGCACGTGTACGTTGAGTGTATCAAGATTTTGCTGTGCATGGGCGCCTCCTGTGGGACAAAG GATCTAAAAAGTGGACGGACATCTCTCCACATGGCCTGTGAGGAAGCAAATGTGGAGCTCCTGAGGATTTTTCTTGACCAGCCAACAATGCTGTCTATTGTAAATGTAAAG ACGTTCAGCGGGAACACGGCCCTGCACATCGTCAGCTCTCTGCTGAATCATAAAACTCAAGCCGAAGCAGTGAAGCTTCTGATGAGAAAGGGAGCCGATCCCGGTGTCAGAAACTTAGAAAACGAGCTGCCGTCTCAGCTGACACCTGATGGACCCGTGGGGGACAAG gtgCGACAGTTCCTGAAAGGGAAACATTTTCATGCTTAA